The following nucleotide sequence is from Solanum dulcamara chromosome 7, daSolDulc1.2, whole genome shotgun sequence.
attattattaaactaATTTTCTCATTATGCTAATTTACTTCATTATAGAACGTCATTAACTTATTTACTTAATTagtatttttcacttttttccaaaaaataatgtTTATGCTTTTATGAAAAGTTTGttacattaaataaaaaaaatgaaaatatcatgatttctaaagaagtaaaaaaaattgataaagaaagGTATAATAggcattttaaaaatttaattagggGAAAGGGGAGagtttgattattgttcaaagttgagggaggagtttgattttaaaagcaaagttgaggtgaaaataattttcaccCTAATAAAACATATGTTCAATTTTAGAACATTGTACCTTAAGAAATTTACACACGAACTTATGTCTTTTACAGGCATAACATGttccttgaattttttttttggacttaAACATAACTTATGTCTTGGGGCATAAGTTTAGTAGTATGTACTTTTATTTTGGGGTGTAaatttagagcctgtttggattgatttaTCAAAcctattttaaagttatttttagcTTTTGAGAGTGTTTGACAAAGTTAActtaaaatgactttaaaaaagataaaaatcaaAAGTAGGACTCtccctatttatttatttttagttttttgacttaaaagtcatttaagtttaacttttttttatatatataaaagctaTTTTTTTCCGCCAATCCGAAAGGACTCTTAGTAACATGAACTTGTGTCTTATAGTTATAGAAACATAACTTGTTAgcaattctttttttaataataagaGTAAATATTTTATGTTGCGAATTAGATAGCACTGCATTTATGCCGCAGAATAAACAATTTTGCCAAACGAAAGTAAGTTATAATTAAGGATATTTCGAAggataaattttcattaaataatcAGTAGATGCCACACATGTCTGGTTGCCCACAAATTAAATCACAATCTATAATAAAGATCAAAGGTCTCAAATTTTTAGAGAAATGAaagttttttttctctctctcttttctttagTTTTTCTTTTACTTATCCAAAACAAGGGAAAAAGAGAGGCTATTTATTAATTGAACTAACATGATCGTTAATGTTAATTTTATGATAGTCGCTAaatatcctttttttttaaaataataattaaaactttcatgtaattttaactttaaactaGTAATGGGCTTAACCACTCATGCTCGCCGTTTTTTTTCAATTGTATAAAAATCTCAACGCCAAAAAAACAAGCTAGAGGtcatttggattggcttataagctgttttttttttttgagtgtttagctgaccaacttaaagttatttcgtgcttaaaataagcccaataaataattgggtttatttggatgGATTTATTtcaagcagtttataagttgaaaacagtttataagtaaaaaaaaagttagtctgcacctactttttatttttttttaacttatatgttattgttgttgtataatttgttattcgtgcttataattattagttttgCACTAAGCATatatacttgtatttttctcCATTCACGCCTTTTTTAATTAAAGCTCACGATTTACTTGCGCTTTGTGCTTAAATTCCCAAAAGACTTTTGCGCTTTTTGCTTTTGATTACACAAAATTTGCACTCGTCTCGTACATCCACACCCGAGTCTCAAGTAGTTAGTTGAAACTTAGATACAGATTACATAAAGGATTGGGAATCACAACTACAACAATAACCATAGTCAGTACCACAAATTCACATCTCCAGTGTGTTATTATACTTGTATTTTCTTGTTGTGTACCAATGGCGACTGAAGTAACTGAAAACCATGGATGAAATTATCCATTTAACAAAATATTCCACTAGTATAAACAAGAATCAAGACTACCGTTACACAATCCAAAAGCTGAAACGTTAAAAGAACAAACCTTAAATAGTCAGTTGTTTTCTCAACAAGACCACGGCCAACAAAGTATCTCTCCTGGAAATATAATCAATATGTCAAACAAAATGAACGAAGCTAAGTGGGAAGAAAGTCTGATAATATATAGAAGAATACCTGATAGATCCActtaaaaaattggaaaaaagatTGATCAGACATTTCCGATAGCTTGTGACAGGCAGGTAGCTTCATCAGGAGCGCAAAAACTATTCGTATGCCAGCATAAACACCCAGAACCAGGATATAAAGGCGGAAATAAAAAGGGTCTTTGTTTGTATCCCTCTCTTCTAAAAGTTTCCTGTATTGTGATTACATCAGATAGCAATCTTTGAAGAGAaaatacaagaagaaaaaataactcCTAGAGAAAAAAGACTTACAGATAGACATATATTACAAATGCTGAGCTCACACCGGTCCAGAAAAACCTGATAACAATCCTTGATATAGCCATTCCTCTCGCAGTACTGTAGGCCCCAAACATGAGAAGCACATCCAACAAACCTAAAGAAGAAGCGAGATGACACAGTAAACAAGAATGAAagcagaagaaaagaaaagactaaTAATACATAAGAGCAATAGCACAGCTGCCAACTTACTCTCTATGAAATTCATAACGGCAAATGTAGGGCCAACACTGAGCAGTTTCTTGAAAGTGTCCAGATTGATTTTCTCATGGCTGAAGGCTATGATTGTTAATGCCTGAACATTAGAGGAAAAAGGCGATAAAACCCCTTTTATGTTTTAGATCAAACTTGGAGGATAAgccaaaacaaaacaaaaaaacttgGTTGATAAGCAGCATGAGAAAAACGAATATAACCTGGAACATGACAACCAAAAAGATCCACAAACGATGAAAACTTCGGTACAAGTGAAGGAAAGTCCGATGCTCAACAAATGTGCTTTTTCCAGTCTGCCGGTTCAGAGGAATAACAAAAGAGGACAAAATTAAAACTAAAGAAAAATGAGAACAGCATAGTACAGTTAATATTGAGGAAATGGGGATATATACTGGGGGAAAAACTAAAACAAACATAATGCAAGTCAAAATGATTAAAAGGCACAGTAAAAAACAAGCGAAGGAACAGCATGAGAAACATTAGTTAATCTCTTGGGACACGTGACAAATTAAAACCAGATTCCTCAAACCCAAATATTCATGCCTACAGAAAGCCCTTTTAGGAGTCATCCTAAACTTCACCAAATTCAGTCACGAGCCAAAAGCAGTCTTAACACAATCCACAATCATGAAATAGGATAGGAAGACCTTAAGAAACAACTTTCCTCACCATGAAcagaaaacaacaacaacaacccagtgaaatcccacaacgtggggtctggaccATGAACAGAAAACTAAATCAAAATTATTAGATATGTAACAAGTCTAGAGAATCAAATAGCATGTTTCAGTTTGTCATAAAAATCAACCCAAAGAGACATTCTATCATGTGAGACAGTTCATCGTGTGTTTATTATCTGATGACACAGTAATGTTCTCACGCTTCACATTCAAGTCATTAGTGATACAAATAGAAACCAATTCAAGACACAAaatgaaaaactagaaaataCACATAGAGACACAAAACAGAAGACTATGTCACGCTTCATCGGAAGGACATATGGAAAAAGTATTTCAACTCTAGATATTGTATATGTAGCATCTAACTAACCAACTCATAAGTCGAGACAAATTTTAGTACAGAGTAAACCAACCCTTTTGCCTTTCTTAGGAGGCTTCCGCAAGAATGAGGAATCCTTCTTAAAAGGCCAACCCAActcaaagcaagcaggtgacctgGATAAGCATCAGTAACAAAGAATGAGATCCAATTCCATGGGGCTAAACTCATTTTGCACATTAAGAAGGAATGTACGGGCTAAATTCAAATTGCACATTAAGAAGGAATGTACCAGAAatattcattaaaatcatcataattCCGCCACTTTGAGTGCGCAGCTTTCCCATTATTGTTTCTTGCAGCTTCCTGCAGATTAAAAAAAAACGTCAGAAAGAATAAACATTGGTAAATAGGTTAAAGAAAAGTAAACAACTCCCAGAACAAGCACAAAATTTACTGAAATATTACAAGATATCAAGATAGCGTTctaaagattttatgaagagTAAACACCATTGCAGAACATACTAACACATTCCTCTACCAACTTGCCAAAAAGATATCAAATGACACTACAAATATTTTAGAAGATGCACATTCAATACGCTGCACATACACAAAACCTACTGCTTGTAAAACATCACGCACTGCATAACAAGGATTCACCACACCCTTCTGAACAAGATTTTCAGCCATTACAGGAATGTAGCTACAATTGCCACTATCCACAAACCAAAATGGTTGACTATGCTAAAAGATAGACCACTGCGGTTACAATACAGTAATACAGAGCATCAGATAATCCTTATTATGGTTGATATTGGATATGACGAGCAAGAGTCTTAAGTATGGGGAGTTGATGTTCGGtctaaaatgcatatattatgttattttttgcCTCGATTGCACCATAGGAGCACAGAACGAAGGGTACCAAACAAAAGTCAGAAATTAAAAGGTGAACATCATTCATTACCAAACAAAAGTCAGAAATTAAAAGGTGAACATCATGCATTTGCATTGAGATCCTTGAAGATATGGAAgcatacttttttaaaaaaaaataaacgaGGGAAATGGAAACATAATATGACAAGTATCCACAATTGAATGCACAAGCATTTTCCTACCACAGGCTGGGGAACAAATTGGTTAAGCACGCATACTACCTTTCATAGCATAACTAAGCTATTCAAACTTCACCAAATTCTTTCAGTTTATAGCGCTCCAATTTTGATTTTGCAAGCACATTTTCAAGTAGTGTTCGATCGATTATGCATTAATCAATATTCGATTGATTGGAGCCAAGATCATCTCATCTTCATGGCGCACAATCAGATTTCTTATCAAGTATTATTCATAACTCAAACAGTAGTTGTAAGTACAGAAGTGAATTAAAGTTGGAGTAACGGgataaaatgagataaaagGGCTCACCGATACTATTGTATCATATATAGGACGAATAATTTGTTCCAGAAAAGACACAGACTGATTCGCGCCCACACAACTCGTGGCTGGACTGGCTTCTCCATGATCCAAAATAGCATCTAATTCTCTAGCCATCTGCATAATTCAAAATAACATGTGAACCCATCAAGatacatattcaaatatttctgtGGCCCCAATTTGGAGTCCACATGTTATGCAAACGGAGAGATAACTAGTGCTGGAGGCTACTTCgcgaaaagaaaaagaacactATAACATCCTTATAATAATCTCATCTTAACAtttatcttaaaataatttcaaaCTGACACCACAATGACAAAAGCAGAAAAGGTCGGTAATACTTTAGAGTCTGCATAAACTATCCAACAACGACTAAGCACCAATTATCATGCACTCAACAACATATTTCCACTCATGTTCTCCAAAACTGTCCATTAGGACACGAGAAAAACTGGACTCATGACAGATTCACAGTCACTCAATCCAGTTCACTATGAGTACAAATGCTATGACCTTATGACAAGTTGGCAACATAAGTACGACGGCAAGTACTATTGAGTGGAAGGAGCATATAAACACTTCGGCTATGTGAAGCATGTGATCATGTATATGGCACATAGAAAATGAAGACACATGTGTTGCCCAATCAATAAGTGCAAACAAGTTGAATGGGCTTGCAAAATATATGAGCAACATCTCAATGTATTTGCCACTTTGTTATCAAAAAATCCAAGGAATTCTTTTTCTTAGCATATTTTGATGAATGCAATCAAATAGAACACTCAGAGGCACagattttaattcaaaaatgtgATAAAAGATCTTCGGCATTCAGAAGAATTACTATCCCAGTGCGAAGAGAGGCAGGCCAACCAACTAAGAGAAGCAGTCTCACTTATGGGAAGTAGAAACAGAGCCAAGAGGTTTTCAAGGAATACACTCCAAGATAGAAGGATATCAGTTGACTTCCAAATAAACAAAAGCTGCGTAAGTTAATTGGAGAAAATGAGAACATATCTTCTTTTCGAAGGAGAGGAGGGAGAGAACCAAGAAAGAGGAATTAGAAGCCTCGGGAGAAAAAACATTAGCCAGATATTATCAACAAGAACACAAGAAAACAAacagagaaaggaagagaaatCCCCAGTCAACTGCCTTAAAGATTACTGAGCATATAGTAGGTGGTGATTTAGACACTTCAAACTAGAAGAAGTGCAACAGTACAACACAGTTGGAATGGACATCCTATAAGACTGAAGTGGTTAAATAAAGGACAGATCACAGCGTCATCTTTTTGACTGTCATGAATGCCATGATTGCAAATGAAGCTGTGGACTCaagaaacaaacaaaagaaaCCTGGTGTACTCTGTAAGCTGGATATAGAAAAGGCATATGATCATGTTAACTGGAAGTACTTAATAAAGATGCTGGAAATGATGGGTTTTGGGCAGAAGTGGCTGAATTGGGTAAAATTTTGTATCTCAAAAGTTAGCTTCTCAACCTTATCAATGGCAATCCTGCATGATTCTTTCAAACTCAGAGAGGACTCAGACAAGGTGACCCCTTGTCCCCCTTTCTGTTCCTGATCACTGGAGGGCTTAAACAACATGATAAAGACAGCTAACTTGAGAGGGTGGTTAAGGGGCTTTGATTTGGCAAGCGAAGGCACTGAGAGATTAGAAGTTACACACTTGCAATATGCAGATGACACCCTAATATTTTGTGATGCTGAGGAGGAACAACTAAAGTAGCTAAGGGCGATTCTAGTTCTGTTTGAAGGTGTATCTGGGCTACATATCAACTGGAGAAAGAGTGTGATGTATCCTATTAATGAGGTGAGCAACATGAGTTGGTTAGCTTCAATCCTGGGTGGTGAAATAGGAGCATTACCAACTACTTATTTGGGAATGCCCTTGGGAGCCAATTCTAAGTCCATAGAAATCTGGAACAGTGTGACTGAGAAGTGTGAGAAGAGACTAGCCAAGTGGAAGACTCAGTACTTATCCATGGGGGGTAGACTGACCCTTATCAACTCAGTACTTGATGCTTTACCAACCTATATGATGTCCCTTTTCCCTATTCCAGCAGGGGTCATTAAAAGGTTGGATAGCATCAGGAGGAATTTCTTGTGGCAGGGTAACAAGGAGAAGAAAAATTTTCACTTGGTAAAATGGAAGGAAGTGAGGACTGATAAGAGGAATGGAGGGATGGGGATAAAGAATCTACAACTTCAAAGCAAGGCCCTAAGCATGAAGTTGTTATGGAAGTACACAAACAATAATCAGATGCTATGGAGGAAGGTGATTGGAGCCAAATATGAGGAAGAGGACAACTTTACAACTAAAGAAGTGAACACTCCTTATGGGGTAAGGCTCTGGAGATCAATCAGGAGTCTGTGGAATGAAGTTAAAAGcaactcaaaaataaaagttatggATGGAAGGAAGACCAAATTTTGGAAGGATAACTGGCATGAGAAAGGGAACATGGAAATACTTTTCCCAGACATTTACAACATGGTTTTGTTCCAACAAAGCACCATAGCAGAGCTATGGTCCCCACAGGGTTGGAATTTCAATTTCAGGAGACATCTGAATGACTGGGAGATCATGAGAGTGACTGAATTTTTCAACACAGTGGACACTTTCAATGGAGTGCAGACAGGTGAGGATGTTCTGTGGTGGACAGGAGATGACAGGGGAATTTTCAAAGTCAACAAAGCTTATAAGATGATGGATCAAACAAACCAGTAGGGTACAAAATGGCCCTGGAAACAAATATGGAAGAGTAGGATACCTCATTAAGTTTCATGCTTTGTCTGGTTAATGGCTAAGGAAGCAGTCCTTACAAAGGACAATGTCATGAAAAGGAGGATAACCTTGTGCTCCAGGTGTTTCCTATGTGGTGAAACAGCTGAGACAGTTGAGACATCTATTTTTACATTGCCAATACACCCAACAATTATGGAGAATATTTCTCAGCATTAAAGGCATTTCCTGGACCATGCCTAGGAAAGTGACTGAGGCCTTAATGAGCTGGGAGGAAGAAGGGGTCCATGCAAAGGACAGACATAGATGGAGAATTATACCTAGTGCTATATGGTGGGCTATCTGGAAAGAGAGgaattcaagatgttttgagaACATAGAGAACAATGTGCAGAAAGTTTAACTTAACTGcatttttcttttagttttttgGCGTAATCAATCATACTCAAATGACACTATCTCGATTATTGATGTTCTAGATTCAATCTAATTATAGAGAAGTGAAATTAGGAGTACACTTGTATATAAGGTTTCAATACAACCCATGTATTGTCTTGTGATATAATACAAAGTTACcaagttcaaaaaaaaaattagatccTACCTCAACCAAGGAATGCTGGAAAAAAGTTTAGGACCTTAACCACGAATATTATATAACATTTAAGTTCCAAACAGGATAGATAGTATAGTCAATCCAGCTATCAAGTGTCATACCAGATCCTATGTATTACAATGATTGGCAGCATTCACCTTACAGTATATTTTGAAGAGACCATAAGCCTGTCATGCTTCAGGTTCATTGAAACAGTCTAGGTTACATCATAGGTTCAGCTAAATAAATAGTTCATCAACTAAACATGATTTACATGGTTTTGAAACCGCACCTTTCAGCTACTACACATTGTAATAGAATATCAGAAATTACATCTTTATAAGTCTTATGATATTTGAGTCAGCTTGTGTAAAACGTAATACTTGAGTAGTTtcattttagaaaatatatctATTATCTTTGATTTCACGCATTTATACTGGGACAGAATATGTCAATAATCTATTTAGCAAATCATCACTAGAAAAGACGGGCACGAATTCCCAGGCGGGGAAACTATCTCACACAAAACAGCTTATCAAACAGCAAAATAGCTCCAGTTCAACCACTAATCAAATAGCAAAAGAAACAGAAAATAGAGACTGACTTACATGGTGGAATATGTAGCAGATGCATTCAGGAAGGAAACGGACATTTGCAGCTTCACCCCATATGCAGAAGTAGAGTGAAACAAGAAAAAGCTTTCTGTCCCTGTTAATGGCTTCTAATCTGTTGACATGATTGAAATGAGAATATATTGTAAATTACATAAGCACTATATATAACAAAGTAGCAGAACTGACTTATTCCACACAAGCCGAATTCGCAAGTATCTACACCACTTGATGTAATTATCCAAGACCTTCAGAAACACCTCTGTGATAACCTTCTCATCTATTGTCTGTCAGAGAAAAAGCACATAATTTGGAGTGTAAACCTTATCCCTGAAAATGAAGGTACAGATACGATTTGGTATATAAACTGTAATGCCACTTTCAACTGcattgaccatttgagagtATCAGCTTAAGGTTCCTATTAAGTCTTCAAGGGAAAAAAAAATGGATTGTATAGAAGATAGTGCAGCCAACCATCAGAAAGAACTTTGACTCATAAGTAGACCTATATCAGAATGTCTCCAAAACTATTTCAACCAACAAGCTCACAACaattattcaaatatttaaagAAGACAAAGCTATAAATGTAATCCTGAAGGGTGATGCTGATGCATATACAGCTGAAAAGAGAAACTAGTAGGGAGTTAACGACGATGGTTACTCATCTCAAGGCTGTGACACAGCAATTCTTCTAGATACATTTGAAACGGAAATATGCTCAAATGCATTAACTTGAAGTTCATATGACGATTCTACCATGTGACATCTCAGTCATCATATGAACAATGTTCCATATGCTTATTCAAACATAAATAGAAAAAGAGCCAGTTTGGACATGCAATATGAaccatgatttgaaatcatgatatgaaatcaGACTGATATTAAGTTGAGGTGTTGTTTGGACATGCAATTTAGATTTCTTAAGTtgtatttattttcataaacttgaaAAACCCACAAGTTGTGAAAACTATCAAATTTCCCAAATTCTTACACGATCTTACCAAATGAGCACACCATAATTCATAAACAAGATATCAGGATATCCTAATGCGCCGCATTGATAAATCGCATATCTCCATGTTCcttctataaataaataaatgtttgtaattacaaactttcaaatacacataattttataaagaccCACTAGTCAATAATAGTAGTAACTagttatatttaaatataatccTTCCATATGGTACGAACAATCTATTTACGTCAAGCATGAGTTCGTTTTTTGACAAAACATGAAATGATGGGTTTTTTTTTACAGAACATAAACTTATGGGTCaagtattatatttaaaataaattgaaatcatGACTTGGTATCCCAAATCATGCTTTTTGGAGAACATGATCCCAAATTGCATTTCCAACGctaatttgaaatcatgactTCATATAGCATGTCCAAAAGCAAGCTAAGACAGCTTTAAAATTGTGGTTATAGCCTTATAGGGTTGAAAATATAATAGATATCCAAGGAATTATCAATATTAATAAGCAGGACATGATGaaagagggaaaaaaaattaaaagtaatatattgaaaataactCACTTCGCCTTCTTGCTTATCAGTCAACTAGGGGATATCTAGTCGAGAAAGAAAACTACTTCCTTGAACCACGAAGGTATTACATGACCAGTGGGGAGATATACCATTAAGTATTCTCATTTTAACAGTGTTAACAAATTCACCACCACACTAGCGAGCACATCTCCTAAACCTTTCCATGTAActcttattttgtatataaaaTTGTACACAGAGCTTTTACCCCTTCAATAAACTGAAGACTTATATTTTATGCAACGACATCAGTACACCAAACAGATAACCAGGTGCTCTAATAATCAATTAATAACTCACTGGATCTGCCTCAACAGGTATCCCAAGTTGTGACTGGGCATTTGCAACAATGAGGATGACATTCTCGCGCTGGTTCCTTACATTGTCTTTCTGCACATAAGAAAAACACAGATCAGCAAGAATAGTCACACAACTCAACAAAGTAGCAAGTCAGAACTAAAGTTATAGGACATGAAACCACTAGAGCTAATGGTTAGATTTACAAAATTGGCTTTGCCTATCCTATAGTTGATCATTTTCATTTGCAACTTGCATACAGAGGTATACAATACACAATCCTATGCAGTTTCAGTGAGATTGGTTTGGCAAGACTGTTGTGCCAAAGGAGCAACATCCCAACTCAAAACAACGAGGCCTCCATGGAATAGAAATCACCAACTTTTCCCCATAAGAACACTTTTTACAGCTAAAGAAGTTCTCGTGACGGTCAAAGCTATGCTAAAGCATTCCACCAGTGCAATATCTTGAAATTTAACTACTTACCAATATTATCTGACGAAGGAAATTTTGCAGCATTACAAGGAATTATGCAATAAGACAGTATTTGGTTTTGTTAGAGAACAAAGGTAATGGCTCATATTTATACATACCCTACAATGTATTTTGGAAGGCAGGATAACTTTTTTAATAGCCAACAAGAGAAGTTCACTAATCAAATAGCAAATACTAAATTTGGTAAAGTGAAGCTCACAAATTCTTTTTGAGTGTCTTACAAAATTAGAAATAAGGCATCTCAAAATGGTATTAAACACCAACCTGAAAGCCAAAGACATATTCTAAAAGATCAAACATATCCATATCCCGCTGTCCAGGAATCTCAAAATCAGCGGGAAGCTGAGGGAACTGCTCAGTGTACTTAACTGCTGACATGGCACCCAGAACCTGCATATGTTTCCCAGTACAATTACTTCTCTCTGACACAATACATGAATGAATATAACGGATCTGtaaaaatattgaagaataGATGATTCCTCAAAGACAGCCAAGCATATAGACATATTATAGAATAGATGAACCTCCAACGGCAGCAAAGAAGTGTAGTCCCAAAATAAAAGGAAACCTAACACTCAATCCTCACGTTCAGAAACTAATTTAAATTAAGCAGAATACCAATTAAACAGGTGACAAGCATAACATGCAGTTTGTCCTTATCAGCTTCAGTAGTGTCAGGCACGCAAGCCCGCATTCTTCTAACGTTAAATAGGTATTAAGAAAGGAAGAAAGCACTGGTATTCACAAACCTGTTGTCGGGAAGTTTCACTGAAGAGAGACAGGAAATAAAATCAGGTCAtacaaccaaaataaataataaggCCACACTTCAGAACAGGCACTAAACTTAGAGCTAAAAGATTAAGTGATAAAAGGGAATGGTTAGGAGATTGATAAATTTGATAAATAGACAAATAAgcaaataaatatttcaacatTCTCGACTGCCTGAATATATTTGCAC
It contains:
- the LOC129895539 gene encoding callose synthase 10-like isoform X2, producing MARVYENWERLVRATLRREQLRQTGPGHGRTPSGIAGSVPDSLQRTTNINAILQAADEIQDEDPNVARILCEQAYSMAQNLDPNSDGRGVLQFKTGLMSVIKQKLAKKEGARIDRNRDMERLWEFYQQYKRQHKVDDIQREEQKWRESGAVSANLGELGLRFSEMRKVFATLRAVVEVMESLSKDAAPDGVGRLIMEELKRIKKSDATLSGELAPYNIVPLEAPSLTNAIGFFPEVLGAMSAVKYTEQFPQLPADFEIPGQRDMDMFDLLEYVFGFQKDNVRNQRENVILIVANAQSQLGIPVEADPTIDEKVITEVFLKVLDNYIKWCRYLRIRLVWNKLEAINRDRKLFLVSLYFCIWGEAANVRFLPECICYIFHHMARELDAILDHGEASPATSCVGANQSVSFLEQIIRPIYDTIVSEAARNNNGKAAHSKWRNYDDFNEYFWSPACFELGWPFKKDSSFLRKPPKKGKRTGKSTFVEHRTFLHLYRSFHRLWIFLVVMFQALTIIAFSHEKINLDTFKKLLSVGPTFAVMNFIESLLDVLLMFGAYSTARGMAISRIVIRFFWTGVSSAFVIYVYLKLLEERDTNKDPFYFRLYILVLGVYAGIRIVFALLMKLPACHKLSEMSDQSFFQFFKWIYQERYFVGRGLVEKTTDYLSYFSRHWYTTRKYKYNNTLEM
- the LOC129895539 gene encoding callose synthase 10-like isoform X1, with protein sequence MARVYENWERLVRATLRREQLRQTGPGHGRTPSGIAGSVPDSLQRTTNINAILQAADEIQDEDPNVARILCEQAYSMAQNLDPNSDGRGVLQFKTGLMSVIKQKLAKKEGARIDRNRDMERLWEFYQQYKRQHKVDDIQREEQKWRESGAVSANLGELGLRFSEMRKVFATLRAVVEVMESLSKDAAPDGVGRLIMEELKRIKKSDATLSGELAPYNIVPLEAPSLTNAIGFFPEVLGAMSAVKYTEQFPQLPADFEIPGQRDMDMFDLLEYVFGFQKDNVRNQRENVILIVANAQSQLGIPVEADPTIDEKVITEVFLKVLDNYIKWCRYLRIRLVWNKLEAINRDRKLFLVSLYFCIWGEAANVRFLPECICYIFHHMARELDAILDHGEASPATSCVGANQSVSFLEQIIRPIYDTIVSEAARNNNGKAAHSKWRNYDDFNEYFWSPACFELGWPFKKDSSFLRKPPKKGKRTGKSTFVEHRTFLHLYRSFHRLWIFLVVMFQALTIIAFSHEKINLDTFKKLLSVGPTFAVMNFIESLLDVLLMFGAYSTARGMAISRIVIRFFWTGVSSAFVIYVYLKLLEERDTNKDPFYFRLYILVLGVYAGIRIVFALLMKLPACHKLSEMSDQSFFQFFKWIYQERYFVGRGLVEKTTDYLRFVLLTFQLLDCVTVVLILVYTSGIFC